A stretch of DNA from Caldalkalibacillus uzonensis:
TTGAGGAATTGCTGGAGCGGGGGGAAAAGCGGTGGAGTGATCTTTTTTCCAAATTGAAAAAAGGCTATTTGATCCAAGAAGAAGAATGGCAAACCTGGACCAAACAGCCGGATCCTTTTTTCAATATGAATACACCCCAGGATTATAACAAGATTCGCTCAGGATGGGTATAAACGTTCATTTGATTGCCCCGGATAAAACCAGCCGTGGTGATATTAAGCTCGTCCGCCATCCGTAAGGCCAATTCAGTCGGGGCTGATTTGGAGAGCAGAATGCCTATGCCCATCTTGGAAACTTTCAGCAACACCTCTGAGGATATTCGGCCGCTGAAGGTGATAATTTTATCACCAACAGGAATACGCTGCATCAGACAATAGCCGTATAATTTATCTAGAGTGTTGTGGCGGCCGATATCCGTCCGGGTGACTAGAATGCCCTCTGGGGAACATAAAGCAGCGTTGTGCACCCCGCCGGTTGTTTTAAAAGTGTTGCTTTGGTTTTGCATCTCAGCCATTAAAGCCAAGCATGTTTCGGCCGTAATGGCAAGTTTGGTGACAGCTGTTTTAGCTGTGCGCACATCATTATAAAAATAAAATGACTGGCGGCTTTTCCCGCAACAGGAACCGATAAAGCGTTTGGAATGGAACGTCTGTGCAGGTGTAGAGCAATGATGCAATTCAACATAGGCCAGCCCTTGGTCATCATCAATATGAAGTGACTTGATTTCAGTGTAACGGCAGATCACACCTTCTGAAGCCAAAAAACCAACGGTCATTTCCTCCAGGTGAGTTGGTGTACACACCAAAGTGGCAAACTCGTCTCCGTTCAGGTAAATGGTTAAAGGATATTCAGTGACAATCTGGTCCTCACAAGAGACAACACACTTATCCTTGTATTTCATCATGCGCCAGCCTGTGGTGATCTCTGGTGTGGTCATTTTTTTCTCTCCTTCACAGGGGTTTC
This window harbors:
- the fdhD gene encoding formate dehydrogenase accessory sulfurtransferase FdhD; amino-acid sequence: MTTPEITTGWRMMKYKDKCVVSCEDQIVTEYPLTIYLNGDEFATLVCTPTHLEEMTVGFLASEGVICRYTEIKSLHIDDDQGLAYVELHHCSTPAQTFHSKRFIGSCCGKSRQSFYFYNDVRTAKTAVTKLAITAETCLALMAEMQNQSNTFKTTGGVHNAALCSPEGILVTRTDIGRHNTLDKLYGYCLMQRIPVGDKIITFSGRISSEVLLKVSKMGIGILLSKSAPTELALRMADELNITTAGFIRGNQMNVYTHPERILL